From a single Deferribacterota bacterium genomic region:
- a CDS encoding DUF2845 domain-containing protein, whose product MNKLVVFVGFLLFTILSVAVGDSFRCGNQVVSTGDLKMEVLSKCGPPDDSEIVSYDTTGSVSKSTSKSKTFSATTKKVEKLYYNCGNGKFIRVLTLIDGKVVSIENDGYGTGPQKCN is encoded by the coding sequence ATGAATAAGCTAGTTGTTTTCGTTGGATTTCTATTGTTTACTATTCTTTCTGTTGCCGTTGGGGATAGTTTCCGTTGCGGAAACCAAGTCGTCAGTACAGGCGATTTAAAAATGGAAGTTCTCAGCAAATGTGGGCCTCCAGATGATTCAGAAATAGTTTCGTATGACACAACAGGCTCTGTATCAAAATCTACATCTAAAAGTAAGACCTTTTCAGCAACTACAAAGAAAGTGGAAAAGCTATATTATAATTGCGGAAATGGAAAGTTTATTCGGGTGTTAACGTTGATTGATGGGAAAGTAGTGAGTATTGAAAATGATGGGTATGGCACAGGACCTCAAAAGTGCAATTGA